Part of the Tidjanibacter massiliensis genome is shown below.
TTACCTGCTCCGTTTCGACGGCGAGGGGAGGCTGCTTGAGGAGTACAGCCCCTTCAACGGGGGATTGCCCGAAGTGCTGGCCCGTCGCCGGCCCAACCGCGGCATGGAGGGGCTCGCCTACGATGCCGGAGCGGACATGCTCTTCGGCATCATGCAGTCGCCGCTCTACAATCCGGACGCCTCCACGAAAGATACTGCGGTGTTCTGCCGTATCGTGGCGCTCCGTCCCACCGACGGCCGGACGGCGCAGTATCTCTATCCGCTCGAGGACCCCGGTAATGTGGTGAGCGAACTCTGCGTGCTCGGCGGCGGAGATTTGCTCGTGCTGGAGCGCGATGCGGAGTTTCCTGCAGAGGGGCGCGGTTTCAAGAAGGTTTTCCGTATTGACCTCTCGCAGGCTTCCGATATCTCTCCGCTGGACGGATACATGGCCGTCGATACCCTTGCGCCCGGCCGGCTGGCCGGGTATGGCCTCAGGGCCGTGGAGAAGGAGCTTTTTTGCGACATCCTCGCCGCAGCGCCCGGTTATCCCCACGACAAGCCGGAGGGGATGTGCCTCCTCGGAGACGGAACCCTTTGCGTAGTGAACGACGATGATTTCGGGATAAACGCCCCGGAGGTTCCGGACGGGCGTATCGTTTCCAAACGGATTCCCGGAACCTCGGATCGGGAT
Proteins encoded:
- a CDS encoding esterase-like activity of phytase family protein; this translates as MKTVVADKRMFGAVAAAALCWGCGSAASSLPERVAVPFETVCPQADGTPVFIGGYGSAMGYDAADSCFWLLTDRGPNVDGPTPESKVFALPEFAPRVGKFRLSGDSLEAVGTVPLRDAAGNLFSGLPAAGGDGSTGEVGYDLAGEAVCDSLRRGLDTEGLALAGDGTFWVSDEYGPYLLRFDGEGRLLEEYSPFNGGLPEVLARRRPNRGMEGLAYDAGADMLFGIMQSPLYNPDASTKDTAVFCRIVALRPTDGRTAQYLYPLEDPGNVVSELCVLGGGDLLVLERDAEFPAEGRGFKKVFRIDLSQASDISPLDGYMAVDTLAPGRLAGYGLRAVEKELFCDILAAAPGYPHDKPEGMCLLGDGTLCVVNDDDFGINAPEVPDGRIVSKRIPGTSDRDVGEIWFVAPALRTM